The following coding sequences are from one Paenibacillus tundrae window:
- a CDS encoding DNA alkylation repair protein has protein sequence MNHNTVQPVTEDILLRKGARTAKDIPKHVLQLLQAGQIESVNLTEWLAVDHLLLFQQIIVEWKLHNESHEIIEQLARMKEHRTMKIIPAIASGWLQIINKQDLQDRSSLFTALAKHRSDGVRCWAAYVIGLDSRLNLADRLERITPFAADHHFGVREIAWMAVRSPVTAELSEALELLAHWVTHPDPLIRRFAIEVIRPHGVWSKHIQQLKEQPDLAVPLLEHVRSDPVKYVQDSVSNWLNDASKSNPDWVRLVCNNWAEQSDTKHTRRIITRAQRSL, from the coding sequence CAAGGACATCCCGAAGCATGTCCTTCAGCTATTACAAGCTGGGCAGATTGAATCTGTTAACCTGACGGAATGGCTGGCGGTTGATCACCTGCTCTTATTTCAGCAGATTATTGTTGAATGGAAACTACATAACGAAAGCCATGAAATCATTGAACAGTTAGCTCGAATGAAGGAGCATCGTACGATGAAGATCATTCCCGCTATTGCCAGTGGATGGCTACAAATTATAAATAAACAAGATCTTCAGGACCGATCTTCTCTCTTCACCGCCCTTGCCAAGCATCGCTCGGATGGTGTACGTTGCTGGGCTGCATATGTCATTGGACTGGATTCTCGTCTGAATCTAGCAGATAGATTGGAGCGAATTACCCCCTTTGCAGCTGATCATCATTTTGGTGTGAGAGAAATCGCCTGGATGGCTGTTCGCTCACCTGTCACCGCCGAGCTGTCAGAAGCATTAGAACTTCTCGCCCACTGGGTAACCCATCCAGATCCACTTATTCGACGATTTGCCATAGAAGTGATAAGACCGCATGGTGTCTGGTCTAAACATATCCAGCAGCTAAAAGAGCAGCCTGATCTCGCCGTCCCCCTGCTGGAGCATGTCAGGTCAGATCCAGTTAAATATGTACAGGACTCCGTCAGCAATTGGCTGAACGATGCCAGCAAGTCCAACCCCGATTGGGTTCGTCTGGTATGTAACAACTGGGCCGAGCAATCGGATACTAAGCATACACGGCGTATCATTACACGTGCACAACGCAGTCTATAA
- a CDS encoding winged helix-turn-helix transcriptional regulator has protein sequence MDIIGKKWVLLIMYQLLSGPKRFTELEAEMAISGRLLSERLKEMETEGIVTRHMYPEIPPRVEYELTPKGKAIEPVINQIYGWSSEWLKR, from the coding sequence ATGGATATTATCGGTAAGAAGTGGGTGCTGTTGATCATGTATCAACTCTTATCCGGACCCAAACGGTTTACCGAGCTTGAAGCGGAGATGGCTATTAGCGGAAGACTATTGTCCGAGCGTCTGAAAGAGATGGAGACGGAAGGCATTGTCACAAGGCATATGTATCCTGAAATTCCTCCTCGGGTTGAATACGAGCTGACACCTAAAGGCAAAGCCATTGAGCCCGTCATTAACCAGATTTATGGATGGTCGTCTGAATGGTTGAAACGATAG
- a CDS encoding DoxX family protein, which produces MRILGYILLVVLAGVFVMTGYNKVVGADMMVQTFDSFSYPKWTMYLIGGVELLSAVGLLIPRSRVLTSGALTFILIGAVGSHLIYGQYGAIPFPAVLLVANIVVLIVSLRQMEDTDIEAVQA; this is translated from the coding sequence ATGAGAATTTTAGGTTACATTTTATTGGTTGTGCTTGCAGGTGTATTTGTAATGACAGGGTATAACAAGGTTGTGGGTGCGGATATGATGGTACAGACCTTTGATAGCTTCTCTTATCCAAAATGGACCATGTATCTGATCGGTGGCGTTGAGCTTCTGAGCGCGGTTGGTTTATTAATTCCACGTAGCCGGGTTCTGACTTCAGGTGCACTGACGTTTATCCTAATCGGAGCTGTAGGAAGCCATTTGATCTATGGACAATATGGGGCTATTCCTTTCCCAGCGGTGCTACTGGTGGCTAATATTGTTGTTCTGATTGTGAGTTTGCGTCAGATGGAAGATACGGATATTGAAGCGGTACAGGCTTAA